A genomic stretch from Bordetella sp. N includes:
- a CDS encoding ABC transporter ATP-binding protein: protein MSVSLHLDAVHAGYGHAAILHGVDLAVPAGGALTIVGPNGAGKSTLMKTIVGLLRASAGTLLLGGRDIGRLDAPARARAGLAYVPQEHNVFRNLTVRDNLRLGWEFLHRGHAARAQARRRLDDVLSLFPELLPKLDAPAGLLSGGQRQMAAMAAALMQGPALLVLDEPSAGLSPRNAALLFAGISRIRATGVTLLMIEQNVELGLSVADHAAVLAAGRIRAVAPADELLALPGFKQMYLGGA from the coding sequence ATGAGCGTGTCCTTGCATCTGGATGCCGTCCATGCGGGCTACGGCCACGCGGCCATTCTGCATGGCGTGGATCTGGCAGTGCCGGCGGGCGGCGCGCTGACCATCGTCGGCCCCAACGGAGCCGGCAAGTCCACGTTGATGAAGACCATCGTCGGCCTGCTGCGCGCCAGCGCCGGCACCTTGCTGCTGGGCGGGCGTGACATCGGCCGTCTGGACGCGCCGGCCCGGGCGCGTGCCGGGTTGGCCTATGTCCCGCAGGAGCACAACGTCTTCCGCAACCTGACCGTGCGCGACAACTTGCGGCTGGGGTGGGAGTTCTTGCATCGCGGCCACGCGGCGCGGGCGCAGGCCCGGCGTCGTCTCGACGACGTGCTGAGCCTGTTTCCGGAACTGCTGCCGAAGCTGGACGCGCCCGCGGGTTTGCTGAGCGGGGGCCAGCGGCAGATGGCCGCCATGGCCGCGGCGTTGATGCAGGGGCCGGCCTTGCTGGTGCTGGATGAGCCGTCGGCGGGCTTGTCGCCGCGCAATGCCGCGTTGCTGTTCGCCGGCATCAGCCGGATCCGCGCGACGGGGGTGACGCTGTTGATGATCGAGCAGAACGTCGAGCTGGGTTTGAGCGTGGCCGACCACGCGGCGGTGCTGGCGGCCGGCCGCATCCGCGCCGTGGCGCCCGCGGATGAACTGCTGGCCTTGCCGGGATTCAAGCAGATGTACCTGGGAGGCGCCTGA
- a CDS encoding AraC family transcriptional regulator: protein MEQQLRELRALASGAENRRTETGIPRVAMVQGEIPEHRLAAVYDPMVNLILTGSKTMTVGDRTFHYDPATYFVMSVDLPAVGAVHPAADGAPYLAISLTLDPAIVAALIRDLPVEVCGALSGSGFSVAPVNTELLDAWIRMLRLMDKPNEIQVLAPSYEREILFRVLQGPNGWMLRDIASPDTALSRIAVAIHWIRRNFSEQIKVEALADMAALSVSAFHRQFKAVTALSPLQYQKRVRLLHARSQLFSGQGSATSIAFDVGYESPNQFSREYARLFGQPPSRDLAQATKAFRGD, encoded by the coding sequence ATGGAACAGCAACTGCGGGAACTACGAGCATTGGCGAGCGGCGCCGAAAACCGGCGCACGGAAACCGGCATTCCGCGCGTTGCCATGGTCCAGGGCGAAATTCCCGAGCACCGGCTTGCCGCCGTCTACGACCCCATGGTCAACCTGATCCTGACCGGATCCAAGACGATGACCGTCGGCGACCGCACGTTCCACTATGACCCCGCGACCTATTTCGTCATGTCCGTGGACCTGCCCGCCGTGGGTGCCGTCCACCCTGCCGCCGACGGCGCCCCCTACCTTGCGATCAGCCTGACCCTGGACCCCGCCATCGTCGCGGCCCTTATCCGCGATCTGCCGGTGGAGGTGTGCGGAGCACTGTCCGGTTCAGGTTTCTCCGTGGCACCCGTCAATACCGAGTTGCTCGACGCGTGGATCCGTATGCTCAGGCTGATGGATAAGCCCAACGAAATCCAGGTACTGGCGCCCTCTTACGAACGGGAAATCCTGTTCCGCGTGCTGCAAGGCCCCAATGGCTGGATGCTGCGCGACATCGCCTCGCCCGACACCGCGCTTTCCCGCATCGCCGTGGCCATCCACTGGATACGGCGCAATTTTTCTGAACAGATCAAGGTTGAAGCCTTGGCCGACATGGCGGCGCTAAGCGTGTCGGCCTTCCACCGCCAGTTCAAGGCGGTGACGGCATTGAGTCCCTTGCAGTATCAGAAGCGGGTCCGCCTGCTGCACGCGCGATCGCAATTGTTTTCCGGCCAAGGCAGCGCGACATCGATCGCCTTCGATGTCGGCTACGAAAGCCCTAACCAGTTCAGCCGCGAATACGCGCGCCTGTTCGGCCAGCCCCCCTCCCGGGACCTGGCGCAAGCCACCAAAGCATTCAGAGGCGATTGA
- a CDS encoding ABC transporter substrate-binding protein — translation MKKNFALSGASAAVSGSVSRTGGISRRHFLALTGAGLAGAAIPAWAQGSKEPIRIGLLAPLTGGGGPYGQGMANAAQKAAAYINEKAGGLLGGRSLEVVIADDESNPTAGVAATRKFLDVSKVAAITGVWSSAVAMAVKPLSLERGVPLLVSGSGDEVTQGDNKGLVYRFQSRGSDWGPVFARAIHKAGGKKASVLALQTPFTLSLANPFAEAFKKDGGQILDVVYYNPGQASYRAEVEKVFSREPDAVFIPSYLPDLSAVAREIFRAGFTSTVYANSSAADAEGAFIKNVGAEVAQGIHHIQSIPPLDSTAYRTFAQATGTDPKSIAIFPSNVWDQIAVLALAIEQAGSADPAVYAAHIPQVVNGNGGKVENPVDGLKAIRAKQAVAYSGAGSQFTFTPAGDQVNRAYGHFLIDQGRNKLLEVLH, via the coding sequence ATGAAGAAAAATTTCGCTTTGTCCGGCGCGTCCGCTGCCGTTTCGGGTTCTGTTTCCCGCACGGGCGGGATTTCACGGCGCCATTTTCTGGCCCTGACCGGCGCGGGCCTGGCCGGCGCGGCCATCCCCGCCTGGGCGCAAGGCAGCAAGGAGCCCATCCGCATCGGTTTGCTGGCGCCCCTGACGGGCGGCGGCGGTCCTTACGGCCAGGGCATGGCCAATGCGGCGCAGAAGGCCGCGGCCTACATCAATGAAAAAGCCGGTGGCCTGCTGGGCGGACGGTCCCTGGAAGTGGTCATCGCCGACGATGAGAGCAATCCCACCGCCGGCGTTGCCGCCACGCGCAAGTTCCTGGACGTGTCCAAGGTCGCCGCGATTACCGGTGTCTGGAGCAGCGCCGTGGCCATGGCCGTCAAGCCGTTGAGCCTGGAACGGGGTGTTCCCTTGCTGGTGAGCGGATCGGGCGACGAGGTGACCCAGGGCGACAACAAGGGCCTGGTCTATCGCTTCCAGTCACGCGGTTCCGATTGGGGCCCGGTGTTCGCCCGCGCCATACACAAGGCCGGCGGCAAGAAGGCGTCGGTGCTGGCCTTGCAGACGCCGTTCACCCTGAGCCTGGCCAATCCTTTCGCCGAAGCCTTCAAGAAGGACGGCGGGCAGATTCTGGACGTGGTCTATTACAACCCGGGCCAGGCGTCCTATCGGGCCGAGGTCGAGAAAGTGTTCTCGCGTGAACCGGATGCCGTGTTCATCCCCAGCTATCTGCCGGATCTGTCGGCGGTGGCCCGCGAGATCTTCCGCGCCGGCTTTACGTCCACGGTCTACGCCAACTCTTCGGCCGCGGATGCCGAGGGCGCATTCATCAAGAACGTCGGGGCGGAAGTGGCGCAGGGCATCCATCACATCCAGTCGATTCCGCCGCTCGATTCGACCGCCTATCGGACCTTCGCGCAGGCGACCGGCACCGATCCCAAGTCCATCGCCATCTTCCCGTCCAATGTGTGGGACCAGATTGCCGTGCTGGCGCTGGCCATCGAGCAGGCGGGCAGCGCGGATCCGGCGGTGTATGCGGCGCACATTCCCCAGGTGGTGAATGGCAATGGCGGCAAGGTCGAGAACCCCGTCGACGGGCTCAAGGCCATCCGCGCCAAACAGGCCGTGGCCTATAGCGGCGCGGGGTCGCAGTTCACCTTCACGCCGGCCGGCGACCAGGTCAACCGGGCATATGGCCACTTCCTTATCGACCAGGGGCGCAACAAGCTGCTGGAAGTGCTGCATTGA
- a CDS encoding amino acid ABC transporter substrate-binding protein, translated as MKKFKLLAVGATLALAAASAHAGVTFDTVKTKGYVQCGVSTGVAGFSIADGKGNFKGLDVDLCRALAIAIFNDVSKAKITVVSALQRFTALQSGEVDVLPRNTTLTMARDTTLGLIGVGVNYYDSQGIMVNKSLGVKSAKDLGGATICVQPGTTTELNLADWFRSQNIVFKPVVVDTMDEIVRTFVVGRCDAFTGDKSQLAGARSTLQNPENYDILPENFSKEPLGPMVRQGDEQWFNLVRWTMFAMLEAEEYGVTSRNVDDMLKSTNPNVQRLLGVTPGMGKNLGVDDKWVYNIIKTIGNYGESFERNVGQGSALKLPRGLNASYKDGGLMYGWPVR; from the coding sequence ATGAAAAAATTCAAGCTGCTCGCGGTGGGCGCCACCCTGGCCCTCGCCGCCGCATCCGCCCACGCCGGCGTGACTTTCGACACCGTCAAGACCAAGGGCTACGTCCAGTGCGGCGTCTCCACCGGCGTGGCAGGCTTCTCCATCGCCGACGGCAAAGGCAACTTCAAGGGCCTGGACGTGGACCTGTGCCGCGCCCTGGCCATCGCTATCTTCAATGACGTGAGCAAGGCCAAGATCACGGTGGTCAGCGCCCTGCAACGCTTCACCGCCCTGCAATCCGGCGAAGTCGACGTGCTGCCCCGCAACACGACGCTGACGATGGCACGCGACACCACCCTGGGCCTGATCGGCGTCGGGGTGAACTACTACGACAGCCAGGGCATCATGGTGAACAAGTCCCTGGGTGTGAAAAGCGCCAAGGACCTGGGCGGCGCCACGATCTGCGTTCAACCCGGCACCACCACCGAATTGAATCTGGCCGACTGGTTCCGTTCGCAGAATATCGTCTTCAAGCCGGTCGTGGTCGACACCATGGACGAGATCGTGCGCACGTTCGTCGTGGGCCGCTGCGACGCCTTCACCGGCGACAAGTCGCAACTGGCCGGCGCCCGCAGCACGCTGCAAAACCCGGAAAACTACGACATCCTGCCGGAGAACTTCTCCAAGGAACCGCTGGGCCCGATGGTGCGCCAAGGGGACGAACAGTGGTTCAACCTGGTCCGCTGGACGATGTTCGCGATGCTGGAAGCCGAGGAGTACGGCGTGACGTCCAGGAACGTCGACGACATGCTCAAGAGCACCAACCCGAACGTACAACGCCTGCTGGGCGTGACGCCAGGGATGGGCAAGAACCTGGGCGTGGACGACAAGTGGGTGTACAACATCATCAAGACCATCGGCAATTACGGCGAAAGCTTCGAGCGCAACGTGGGCCAGGGCAGCGCCCTGAAGCTGCCGCGCGGCTTGAACGCGTCGTATAAGGACGGCGGCCTGATGTACGGCTGGCCGGTGCGCTGA
- a CDS encoding DUF6389 family protein: MTQDEYVVTLTAILQAHAGQAHATLDGLLAALPPKAREIEFVVFPDQDGEGTFSIVASLDGPDLFLLNKAIDGHRYLFDVRYTERGIEPEVPLFDPDVTRFDVQNTVVDTGMRWVETLLQARSPMPLPVMIYGEEGYGTLEPILIPAQAA, from the coding sequence ATGACACAAGACGAATATGTAGTTACGCTGACCGCCATCCTTCAGGCGCATGCCGGGCAGGCCCATGCAACCCTGGACGGGCTGCTTGCCGCTTTGCCGCCCAAGGCGCGGGAGATCGAGTTCGTGGTGTTTCCGGACCAGGACGGCGAGGGCACGTTCTCCATCGTGGCCAGCCTGGATGGGCCAGACCTGTTTCTGCTGAATAAGGCCATCGATGGCCATCGCTATCTGTTCGATGTCCGCTACACCGAGCGCGGCATCGAGCCGGAAGTGCCTTTGTTCGATCCCGACGTGACAAGGTTCGACGTACAGAACACCGTGGTCGATACCGGCATGCGCTGGGTCGAAACCCTGCTACAGGCACGCAGCCCCATGCCCTTGCCGGTCATGATCTATGGCGAGGAGGGCTATGGCACCCTGGAACCGATCCTGATTCCAGCGCAAGCCGCTTAA
- a CDS encoding VOC family protein, producing the protein MLDHVFISVSDVDRSIAFYEAALAPLGIVHAIDYDGRQGPPGHPDLNGFGANGRVFFWLREGPVEGRAAHIGFVADGEREVQAAFAAAMAAGATAIHSPGPQLHYDPRYYAAQVRDPDGYSLEFVYKEWQH; encoded by the coding sequence ATGCTCGACCACGTATTCATCTCCGTCAGCGATGTCGATCGCTCGATCGCCTTTTACGAAGCGGCGCTGGCGCCGCTAGGCATCGTTCATGCCATCGACTACGACGGCAGGCAGGGCCCGCCGGGGCATCCTGATCTCAATGGATTCGGCGCGAACGGTCGCGTTTTCTTCTGGTTGCGTGAAGGGCCGGTGGAAGGCCGGGCCGCGCATATAGGCTTCGTCGCGGATGGCGAGCGCGAGGTGCAGGCGGCTTTCGCCGCGGCGATGGCGGCGGGTGCCACGGCAATCCATTCCCCTGGCCCGCAGCTGCATTACGACCCGCGCTACTACGCTGCCCAGGTTCGCGATCCCGATGGCTACAGCCTGGAGTTCGTCTATAAAGAATGGCAGCATTGA
- a CDS encoding ABC transporter ATP-binding protein: MAEGLLAARGGAVADTTRAALLEVDDVVVTFGGVRALDGVSLAFGARGITGIVGPNGAGKSTLFDVLAGARTPQAGRVRWDGRDVTRAPLHRRAHEGLARSFQIARELDSLTVMENLLLASPGHPGDALWRVLFTPGKVRDAEAALRERAWALLTRVRLAPLADRLAGELSGGQKKLLELARALMLSPRLVLLDEPAAGVAPGLVEVLAEFILGLKAEGTAFVVVEHNMDFVASLCDRVCVLADGALLTTGTFDEVTADERVMRAYLGQVA, from the coding sequence ATGGCTGAGGGATTGCTTGCGGCGCGCGGCGGCGCGGTTGCCGATACCACGCGCGCGGCGCTGCTTGAAGTGGACGATGTGGTGGTCACCTTTGGCGGCGTGCGTGCGCTGGATGGTGTCAGCCTGGCGTTCGGCGCGCGCGGCATCACCGGCATCGTCGGTCCCAACGGCGCGGGCAAGTCGACCTTGTTCGATGTGTTGGCGGGCGCGCGCACGCCCCAGGCGGGCAGGGTGCGCTGGGATGGCCGTGACGTGACCCGTGCGCCTTTGCATCGGCGCGCGCATGAAGGCCTGGCGCGCAGTTTCCAGATCGCTCGCGAGCTGGACAGCCTTACCGTGATGGAAAACCTGCTGCTGGCGTCCCCGGGCCATCCCGGCGATGCGCTGTGGCGGGTGTTGTTCACGCCCGGCAAGGTGCGTGACGCCGAAGCCGCCTTGCGCGAACGGGCGTGGGCGTTGCTGACGCGGGTCCGGCTGGCGCCGCTGGCGGATCGGCTGGCCGGCGAGTTGTCCGGCGGGCAGAAAAAGCTTCTGGAACTGGCGCGCGCGTTGATGCTGTCGCCGCGTCTGGTGCTGCTCGATGAACCCGCCGCCGGCGTCGCGCCGGGGCTGGTCGAAGTGCTGGCCGAATTCATTCTTGGCCTGAAGGCCGAAGGCACGGCTTTCGTGGTGGTGGAACACAATATGGATTTCGTCGCGTCGCTATGCGACCGCGTCTGCGTGCTGGCGGACGGCGCCTTGCTGACGACGGGCACGTTCGACGAAGTCACGGCCGATGAGCGCGTGATGCGCGCCTATCTGGGGCAGGTCGCATGA
- a CDS encoding branched-chain amino acid ABC transporter permease, which translates to MISYLISILTLVAIAGIAALSLSLQWGLTGMVNFGLFGFYMLGAYVAGILVHAGVDPWLALGAAAAGTAALSALVSLVSLRLAQDYLAIVTLGFAECLKLVVIHEQDWTRGSLGIPGIARPVAGNAGFLILCLVLLGVVFVVFQRVTRSPFGRSARGLRDDPVVAATLGKNVLAFRVRLFALGGAAVGVAGALHAYYYQYIDPTQFGPIITAYAFMAVILGGRGSHVGVLASAFTVVLLLEATRFLDDYVPFLSATQLAALRLMLIGAILIAVLIFRPQGWFRPWRFTAGPRPEAPGD; encoded by the coding sequence ATGATCAGCTATTTGATTTCCATACTGACGCTGGTGGCGATCGCCGGCATCGCGGCCTTGTCCCTGAGCCTGCAATGGGGGCTGACGGGGATGGTCAACTTCGGCCTGTTCGGTTTCTACATGCTGGGTGCGTACGTGGCGGGGATACTGGTGCATGCTGGTGTCGATCCGTGGCTGGCCCTGGGCGCGGCGGCGGCTGGAACGGCGGCGCTCAGTGCGTTGGTGAGCCTGGTGTCCTTGCGGCTGGCACAGGACTATCTGGCGATCGTGACCTTGGGATTCGCGGAGTGCCTGAAGCTGGTGGTGATCCACGAGCAGGACTGGACGCGCGGCAGCCTGGGGATTCCTGGCATTGCCCGGCCGGTGGCGGGGAATGCCGGGTTTCTTATCTTGTGCCTGGTGTTGCTGGGTGTGGTGTTCGTGGTGTTCCAGCGGGTGACGCGATCACCGTTCGGGCGCAGCGCGCGTGGCTTGCGGGATGATCCTGTGGTCGCGGCGACCTTGGGCAAGAACGTGTTGGCGTTTCGGGTGCGCCTGTTCGCGCTGGGCGGGGCGGCGGTGGGGGTCGCCGGGGCTTTGCATGCCTATTACTACCAGTACATCGATCCGACCCAGTTCGGGCCCATCATCACCGCGTATGCCTTCATGGCCGTGATCTTGGGTGGCCGGGGCAGCCATGTCGGCGTGCTGGCCAGCGCGTTCACCGTGGTGCTGCTGCTGGAGGCTACGCGTTTCCTGGACGACTACGTACCGTTCCTGTCCGCCACGCAACTGGCCGCGTTACGCCTGATGCTGATCGGCGCGATCCTGATCGCGGTTCTCATCTTCCGGCCCCAAGGCTGGTTCCGCCCGTGGCGGTTCACGGCAGGGCCGAGGCCTGAGGCCCCGGGCGACTAG
- a CDS encoding DUF4262 domain-containing protein, translating to MTKDSDLATALDAPKSALDADEQRFVEQIRDKGWFHTGVTADDEGPGFSYTTGFWVNQGFPEILVFALRQETAHAVLQGIYDDIAAGNPPPVGAVTDNIFKNAPALLLPIAKSHYADYLGWNRWFYGNDSFPCLQLFWPDKAGLLPGQPGADEELHALQPVLIESADDTH from the coding sequence ATGACCAAAGATTCTGATCTCGCTACCGCCCTGGATGCCCCGAAATCGGCTTTGGACGCCGACGAACAGCGTTTCGTCGAGCAGATACGGGACAAAGGCTGGTTCCACACCGGGGTGACTGCCGACGACGAAGGGCCTGGGTTCTCCTACACCACGGGGTTTTGGGTCAACCAGGGCTTTCCGGAAATCCTGGTATTCGCCCTGCGCCAGGAGACCGCCCATGCGGTGCTGCAAGGCATTTACGACGATATCGCCGCGGGCAACCCGCCGCCGGTCGGCGCCGTGACGGACAACATCTTCAAGAACGCCCCGGCGCTGCTGCTGCCCATCGCCAAATCCCATTACGCCGATTACCTGGGCTGGAACCGCTGGTTCTATGGCAATGACAGTTTCCCCTGCCTGCAATTGTTCTGGCCCGACAAAGCCGGCCTGCTGCCCGGCCAGCCAGGCGCGGACGAGGAACTGCACGCCCTGCAACCGGTCTTGATCGAGTCCGCCGACGATACGCACTGA
- a CDS encoding GntP family permease, translated as MSSFDIELLVTALVSVLALVALIVSRLRLHPLLALLVVCVGVGFATGMAPEAIVKNIIDGAGKTLGAVGLVIALGAMLGKILADAGTTERVANAILRHTPQRLIPWAMTLVAFIIGIPMFFEVGLVVMLPLIFSVARKLEGQATFKGSAYVYVGVPVISALAAMHGMVPPHPGPLTAIASLKTTVGPTMLYGFIAAIPAMILGGPLYGNFIAPRMTTRPDQSLVDHFTASKAADDQNAPGAGLGILAALLPALLMLVHALAEVLLPKGSTVLHVAAFLGNPVIAMLLGVLFASVALVLVRGGDAEKLRDALAGSLKPITGIVMIIAGGGAFQQILTSAKVGDAIVHLTQQFALPPLVLGWLIAMLLSVSTGSATVGIVGAAGLLAPLAGADPNLNLSLLALSVGCGSLFFNYANHAGFWMVKESFGMTMGEATRTITVVQSIVSFAGLLMVLLFDALPRLG; from the coding sequence ATGTCTTCGTTCGACATTGAGCTGCTGGTTACCGCGCTGGTAAGCGTGCTGGCGCTGGTGGCGCTGATTGTCTCGCGCCTTCGTTTGCATCCCCTGCTGGCTTTGCTGGTGGTATGCGTCGGCGTGGGCTTCGCCACCGGCATGGCGCCGGAGGCCATCGTCAAGAACATCATCGACGGCGCGGGCAAGACGCTGGGCGCGGTGGGCCTGGTGATCGCGCTGGGCGCGATGCTGGGCAAGATCCTGGCCGACGCCGGGACGACCGAGCGGGTGGCGAACGCCATTTTGCGCCACACGCCGCAGCGGCTGATTCCCTGGGCCATGACCTTGGTGGCTTTCATCATCGGCATCCCCATGTTCTTCGAAGTCGGCCTGGTGGTGATGCTGCCGCTGATCTTCAGCGTGGCGCGCAAACTGGAAGGGCAAGCGACGTTCAAGGGCTCGGCTTATGTGTATGTGGGCGTGCCGGTGATCTCGGCGCTGGCCGCCATGCACGGCATGGTGCCTCCGCACCCCGGCCCGCTTACCGCCATCGCATCGCTGAAGACGACCGTGGGTCCGACGATGCTGTACGGCTTCATTGCCGCGATTCCCGCGATGATCCTGGGCGGACCGCTGTACGGCAATTTCATCGCGCCGCGCATGACGACGCGTCCCGATCAATCGCTGGTCGATCACTTCACCGCCAGCAAGGCGGCCGATGACCAGAACGCGCCGGGCGCGGGACTGGGGATACTGGCGGCGCTGTTGCCCGCCCTGCTGATGCTGGTGCACGCGCTGGCCGAGGTCTTGCTGCCGAAGGGCTCGACCGTGCTGCATGTGGCGGCGTTCCTGGGTAACCCGGTCATCGCGATGCTGCTGGGTGTGTTGTTCGCGTCCGTGGCATTGGTGCTGGTGCGTGGCGGCGATGCGGAGAAGCTGCGCGACGCCTTGGCCGGCAGCCTCAAGCCCATTACGGGCATCGTCATGATCATCGCTGGCGGCGGTGCGTTCCAGCAGATTCTGACCAGCGCGAAAGTGGGCGATGCCATCGTGCATCTGACGCAGCAGTTCGCCTTGCCGCCGCTGGTGCTGGGCTGGCTGATCGCGATGCTGCTGTCGGTGTCGACCGGGTCCGCCACCGTCGGCATCGTCGGCGCCGCGGGATTGCTGGCGCCGCTGGCGGGCGCGGATCCCAACCTGAATCTGTCGCTGTTGGCGTTGTCGGTGGGCTGCGGATCACTGTTTTTCAACTATGCGAATCATGCCGGATTCTGGATGGTCAAGGAATCCTTCGGCATGACCATGGGGGAAGCGACGCGCACCATTACGGTGGTGCAGTCTATCGTGTCGTTCGCGGGCTTGTTGATGGTGCTGTTGTTTGACGCGCTGCCGCGGCTGGGGTGA
- a CDS encoding carboxymuconolactone decarboxylase family protein, whose protein sequence is MPRITEIAPDALPADLRRLFDGYTQNGRVFADQFGVLAQVEPAARHLFGLLAELKQREAVPYRYIELSIVVVSLLNECHYCVGNHAPKLAVEGISEAGALRLLDYADHPELTDLDKVVVEYAITVTRQPQRVPDALFERLRAAFSEAQVVELTLRIALCGFFNRFNQALQIGEDSTAVHAS, encoded by the coding sequence ATGCCCCGTATCACTGAAATCGCACCGGACGCATTGCCGGCGGATTTGCGCCGCCTGTTCGACGGCTATACCCAGAACGGCCGCGTCTTCGCCGACCAGTTCGGCGTCCTGGCCCAGGTGGAGCCCGCCGCGCGGCACCTGTTCGGGCTGCTGGCCGAGCTGAAGCAACGTGAAGCCGTGCCGTATCGCTACATCGAGCTATCCATCGTGGTGGTGTCGCTGCTGAACGAATGCCATTACTGCGTCGGCAACCATGCGCCCAAGCTGGCGGTGGAAGGCATCTCGGAGGCTGGCGCGCTGCGTCTGCTGGACTATGCCGATCATCCGGAGCTGACGGACCTGGACAAGGTGGTCGTGGAGTACGCGATTACCGTCACGCGGCAGCCGCAGCGGGTGCCGGACGCCTTGTTCGAGCGCTTGCGCGCGGCGTTCAGCGAGGCACAGGTGGTGGAGCTGACCCTGCGCATCGCCTTGTGCGGCTTTTTCAATCGTTTCAACCAGGCCTTGCAGATCGGCGAGGACAGTACCGCGGTGCATGCATCATGA
- a CDS encoding branched-chain amino acid ABC transporter permease, which translates to MGQLLFNGVLTGLLVALPALALSLVFSVLRFANFAIGAMLTVGGYLAYAFNVLLGWPLWAAAAASAVLTGVLAVGVDRLVYRPLRGRSSVTLLVASMGVSFFLENAVRFVAGNTSLGFAVTPSRPLRWAGLRIGQGTGTTVLVTLGALLAVWLVFRHTRLGRAMRAVADNASLAAVRGVSRDGVIACTWLLAGALSALAGVLVGLDTGIDPLMGWNYLLPVFAAAIVGGLANPMAAVFGAVALGVVSEVSTAWLPSHYRMVVAFAVMSACLLWRPAGVLGARWITR; encoded by the coding sequence ATGGGGCAATTATTGTTCAACGGTGTGCTCACGGGTCTGCTGGTGGCTTTGCCGGCGCTGGCTTTGTCCCTGGTGTTCAGCGTGCTGCGCTTTGCCAACTTCGCCATCGGGGCGATGTTGACCGTGGGCGGCTATCTGGCCTATGCCTTCAATGTCCTGCTTGGCTGGCCCCTGTGGGCCGCGGCGGCGGCGAGTGCCGTGTTGACCGGAGTGTTGGCGGTGGGCGTTGATCGGCTGGTGTATCGGCCCCTGCGCGGGCGGTCCAGCGTGACCCTGCTGGTGGCGTCCATGGGGGTGTCGTTCTTTTTGGAGAACGCGGTGCGCTTTGTCGCGGGCAATACCAGTCTGGGTTTTGCCGTGACACCGAGCCGGCCCTTGCGGTGGGCGGGCCTGCGCATAGGGCAGGGCACGGGCACGACGGTACTGGTGACTTTAGGCGCGCTGCTGGCCGTCTGGCTGGTGTTTCGCCATACGCGTCTGGGCCGGGCGATGCGGGCGGTGGCGGATAACGCCAGCCTGGCGGCGGTGCGGGGTGTGTCGCGCGACGGGGTGATCGCCTGCACATGGCTGCTGGCGGGGGCATTGAGCGCTCTGGCCGGTGTGCTGGTGGGACTGGATACGGGGATCGATCCTTTGATGGGGTGGAATTATCTGCTGCCGGTTTTCGCGGCGGCGATTGTCGGGGGGCTGGCGAATCCGATGGCCGCGGTGTTCGGCGCCGTGGCGCTGGGCGTGGTCAGCGAAGTGTCGACCGCGTGGCTGCCCTCGCATTACCGCATGGTGGTGGCGTTCGCGGTGATGAGTGCCTGCCTGCTGTGGCGGCCCGCCGGTGTGTTGGGCGCGCGGTGGATTACCCGATGA